The sequence below is a genomic window from Mobula birostris isolate sMobBir1 chromosome 11, sMobBir1.hap1, whole genome shotgun sequence.
GCAGGAGCTCAACAGGACACAGAGCAGCATTACAGGTCAGTTCCTCACCAATGTGACcctccttccccctttcctcagccctcctcttccccctttcctcaaccctcttcttccctcttcccccaaccctcctcttccccctttcctcaacCCTCCTCTGCCCCATCctcacactctccccctctctccctcccccacactccccatcaccccatcccgactctccccctctcccctcaccccctcccccactccccatcaccccatctccacactctcccctctctccctcccctacactctccatcctcacactctctcctccctcccccactcttgccccctctctctccttctctccccccacACTTTACCCTTcattccctcacccctccctctcacattccccctgcccatctcccatccccCTTCTTGTTCCCTTCCCCCTTCTATCCCCTTCCTatttccttccctctctccctcacatcccTCCCCTCACTACTTCCCCTTCtctgcctcccccaccccaccactctcAAGCCTCTTCCCCGTCTCCCTCCCATCCCCTAATCCCTTTTGCCTACACAGTGTACATACCCCTCCACTCCCTGctcatccatgtgtctgtctgGGTCTCCTAAACACCTCGATCATATCAACTTCACCACCACCTGGCACCAGCACTCTCTGTGCGGCAAAAGAAACTTGCCCTTTGAAGTTACCCCCGGCTTGACTGCATGTCCTGTGGTATTAGGTGTTTCCTATTAGCTGCATACGTCTATGTTTACCATAATCTTGTAAATGGACAAATCAGACTCTCTTTTCACTCCACCCAGTCCAAGATTCCTCCCCACACCCCGCCCTGCTGAGATCCATGGGGATCAGAGACATTTCAATCCAGTCCCCTCTCTGCCCACAGCTGATACAAGCCCTACCTGTCTGAACCCTCCACATGGTGAGATGAGCCTACCTGTTCCAGGTAAGCTGGTCCAGTCACCCTTCTCCGAACTGCCCCGCTCCCTGAATAAGGAGAGTGGGGTTATCACTGGTTCCCCAGTGGAACTGAGATACAACCTCCTGAACTGTAGATTCAGTCCCCCTGCTCATAAACCATCATATTCTGAGTTTTCCTGGTTACTTTGCTTTCCCCGCTTAGTTGTCTGTCAAAAACCCATCAGATATATATATGTTTATTTCAACCTTTACTAAATACTTGCGCACCCTGCTTACTAGATTGTCAAAAAGTCCTCGGGATTATGTTTCTCCCAGTCTTTTCCAATTTACGTGTTCAGTTCCCCATTAGACACCCCTTCAAAGGATGGAGGCTGTGATTATTTTTAATCGGGGCTTAATTTCCAATCACTCTCTCTCTTCCAGATGAAATCCTGGCCCAGTTCCCTCCAGGTATATCGACAGAGACATCTTCCCTCAGCCCAGAGCCCCTGAAGGAGGCTGGCCCATCGGGACACATCGGGAAGCAGTTGCCAACGGGGTCGGAGTCCAAGGCAGTTATGGGGAATGAGCAGCCTGTGATCACGTGAGTTGGGTTGACAGTCCTGGGGATAACAACTGCCTGCAGTCTGGATTTCCACAATCCCGGTATCCCATTCAATGTGAATGATTGCTGCCTATTGCAAATCCTGATGTCAACATTTAGAAGAGGGATTTCCTTTGTAAATGTACTACAATACTGGTGTGTGAATGAAGATTTCCTATGTAAACATGTAACATGACCAAGATGTGAATAGACATTTCTTATGTAAACATGTCATGCTTCCAAAGCGGGAATATGGATTTTTTTCTCTATGTCATGttacagaggtgtgaatggcaaTTTTCTATGTAAACATGTCATGCTACTGGGCGGAGGTGGGGTGGAATAGGGATTTTTATGTAAACATGTCATCTCGCTCTCTCTCCAGACATACCGTTCCGCTCCCAGAGCCGAAGACCTCAGCCACTTCCGCCACGCTGGAGCTGGATAGACTCATGGCGTCGCTGTCAGACTTCAAGATTCACAGCACAGTGAGTTTGAATCCCAGCGCTTCCCTACCCCTCCCAGAATTCCAGTTATCCCAACTCGgaggcttctgcccccttcccctaAAATAGAAGTGCTCCCAAGTTGGAGGGCTGAGGGTGGGAGGCTCCCCATCTCAGTACACCACAAAATTCCCATACACTGTTCCCTTGAGTCTCTATCCTGTTTAACAACTTGGGATTCCGGCTTCCAAACCTCAGTTCTCCAGATGTCTCTCTGAATCCGCAGGACAGTTCGTCTTTTGTATTGAAGTTGTTGTTTTATGAGGCTGACtttccttcctctcctcctcctatTCTCACCCACCCCACCTCTTCCGACCTTAACACTTCCCTTCCCCATCTGCCCCTCTCTACTTCTTCCCACCCCTACCCACTCTCACCTTCTCCTCGCCCACCCTTTCTGCACTCCCTCCTGCTCCCCCTCGTCTCTCTTGCTCTATCCACTTCCTCCTCCCATTCCCCTTTGCTCCCTTCTCTTTCTGTCCTTTCTCTCTCACTGACTCTGCCCCCAAtttcttttctccctctctctcaaaccccctcccctttctatctctctctctccccttttcttttaccccaccccatctctctctctctatgtcacTCCATCTTTGTCTCCTGAatgccccctctctcctccccttgcTCACCCTGtgcgctccctctctccacctgcTCCAGCCACCTGCTCAGCCGGCAGCACAGACGAGGGTGTCTGCCGTCTCCGGAGACCCCGTCACAGCCAGACAGACGGACTCGGTGGAAGGGAACCTGGACGACATGCTGGGAAAGCTTCAGTCGAACCTGCTCCAGCAGGGAGTGTCAACTGTGCCGAAGGGGAGTTGTACAGCCTGCAGGAAGCCCATCGTGGGCCAGGTATGGTCCCAGGTCAGAGAATCAATGCTTCCTGTTGGGGCGTGATGCCCAGTAGCCATCACATCCAAGAGCTATCTGAACATTCCTTCATACACGTGGTTGCGTTACTGAGGTGTGCAGTGGGGACTTGCTGTGCAAATGAGTCATGTGATTGAGCTGTTGTTAATAGGGATATTGGTGTGAATATGGATTTCCTATGTAGAAGTTGTTAATGGGGAATTCCTATGTAATTGCCATGCGACTGACGGGTTGATAGGGATTTCCTATGTCAATTTGTCACATGACCAAGGTGGGACTGGAGATTTCCTATGGAAATGTGTCATGTTATCGAGGAGTGGATGGGGATTTCCTGTGTAACTGTGATACGTTACAATGGTGCGATAGGAATTTCCTATGTAAACAAGTCACATGACTGAGGTATTAATAGGATCTCCTATGCAAATATGTCACATGACTGAAGCGAGGATACTGATTTCCTATGTAAATATGTCACATTATCGAGGTGTGAATGTGGATTTCCTGTGTAAACATGTCATGTTACCAAGGATAtggaatggttccaaaggactggataattgcaaatgtcactcccacTGTTTGAGAAGGAAGGGAAGCAAATGACAGGTAAATTATAGGCCTGTCTTCAGcggttgggaagatattagagtcacatgataaaacaggctgaagtcagcattatttcctatttgaaatcttgcctgacaaatctgttggaattcttcgaggaagatagacaaaggagtcaatggatgttgtttacttggcttTTCAGATAGCCTTTGACAAGGGGTTTCACATGATaaaagcacatggtattacaggttcTAGCATAGCTAACTGGCGGCAGGCAAACAGGGGTTTTTTGGCTTCCGCTGGTGCtggttccacaggggttggtgttgggaccacttctttccatgctgtatatcaatgatttggatgacagaattgatggctttgtggagaaGGTTGCAGATGATACACAGATAGGTGAGTTGCAgaaggtgttgaggaagcagggagacttcagtatgatttagacagattagaagaatggacaaagaaatggcagatggaatacagcctAGGGAAgtgtagtctattttctaaacggggagaaaattcagaaatcagatgtgcaaatccttgttcaggatttcctaaagattaacttgtaggttgagtttctgataaggaaggtaaatgcaattttagcactCATTTTGTGAtgtctggaatataaaagcaaggatgtaatgctaagggattggtcagactgtgtgtgtggagtattgtttgcagttgtggaccccttatctaagaaggtaTTTGCTAGCATTAGagtgggtccagagaaggtttatgagaatgggtctggaaatgaaaggcttaacctgtgaggatcatttgatggctctcaacctgtacttgctggagttcagaagaatgggtgTGGGGTGATtgcattgaatattaaaaggcctaaatagagtggatgtcaagggttgcttcctatagtggaggagtctatgaCCCACGCACACAGGCTCActcccctttagaacagagaagaggaggaatttctttagccagagaatagtgaatctgtggaaatagttgccagatgactgtggaggcaaagtcactgggcatatttaatgtagaggttgagaggttcttgattaataagcgtcaaaggttacaggcagggatagtaattcagccatgatgacccaattctgctcctattcttCATCATCTTATTGCGATTTCCTATGTCATGTTACCAAGGTGTGAATGGGGATTTCCTATGTAAACATGTCATGTTACCGAGGTGTGAATGGGGATTTCCTATGTAAACATGTCATATGACCAAGATTGGGATCTGCTGTGTGAACATGTCACAATAACGTGGTCCTCCTTCCCTCCTGGACTCACTGCTCCCTTTCCGCTGTCCCGTCTGCAGATGGTGACGGCATTGGGCCAGACCTGGCACCCTGAACATTTTGTCTGTACCCACTGCCAGATGGAGATCGGCGGCAGGAACTTCTTTGAGAAGGAAGGTCTGCCCTACTGTGAGCAGGATTACTGGGACCTGTTTTCCCCCCGCTGTGCTGACTGCAAACAGCCCATCATGGATGTGAGTgctgggaggtgggggaggggatggggaagaaggaggaaaagatggaaagaggaaattaagggagggagagaaagaagtgACAGGGCAAGGTAAAGAAGGAAGAGAGGAATTGGAGAGGCCAGGAAGcggagggagaggtgggggaaAGATGAGCAAGAGACCGAGGGTGAGAAAGGGGAAAGGAGGGAGAGTATGGAGATGGAGGCAAGTGAAAGGAGAgcaagagggtggggagaggggaggtggggggtAACACCCTGTTCATTCTGCCCCTGCACCTTCCCTTCAACAGAAAATGGTGACTGCACTTGATCGGAACTGGCACCCTGAGCACTTCTGCTGCGTGAAGTGTGGCTGCTCCTTCGGTCCTGAGGGTGAGTATGGCGATGGGGAGGGACGCGGTGTTGGGAGAGAGGGGGGGTCACAGAGTCAGGGAGAGTGTGGGGTGGTAGAGATCATGGAGGCTAGATGGGGGTATAAGGGAGAGAAGGGGTAACTGAAACAGGGAGGGGTAACTGAGACAGGTAAGGGTGTAGGGAAAGGAAGGGTAactgagacagggagaggtgtaggggagggaaggggtaactgagatggggaggggtgtaggggaggaaaGGGGTAactgagacagggaggagtgtaggggagggaaagggtaactgagacggggaggggtgtagggaaaggaagggtaactgagacagggaggggtgtaggggagggaaggggtaaCTGAGATGGgaaagggtgtaggggagggaaggggtaactgagatggggaggggtgtaggggagggaaggggtaactgagatggggaggggtgtaggggagggaaggggtaaCTGAGACAGGTAAGGGTGTAGGGAAAGGAAGGGTaactgagacagggaggggtgtaggggagggaaggggtaactgagatggggaggggtgtaggggagggaaggggtaaCTGAGACAGGTAAGGGTGTAGGGAAAGGAAGGGTaactgagacagggaggggtgtaggggagggaaggggtaactgagatggggaggggtgtaggggagggaaggggtaaCTGAGACAGGTAAGGGTATAGGGAAAGGAAGGGTAactgggacagggaggggtgtaggggagggaaggggtaactgagatggggaggggtgtaggggagggaggtgatggaaggagagaggaggaggttatgcacacaaaatgcgggagatctgatgaaggtcttggcccgaaacatcgactgtccatcgatgccacctggcctgctgagttcctccagaattttgtttctatcactttgattttcagcatctgcagattttctggattGCAAGGGGAGGAGGTTATTTCATTGTGGAGGGATCTCCCTCTAACTGTCCTTTCTTCTCCCCCTGCCTCCCCTCCACAGGTTTCCATGAGCGGGAAGGCAAGGCCTACTGTCGGCAGGACTTCTACGAAATGTTTGCCTCCCGTTGCCATGGGTGTGGGAAGGCCATTACCGACAACTACATCTCTGCCCTCAACCTGCTCTGGCACCCTGAGTGTTTTGTCTGCAGGGTGAGTGTCTGGAGGGTCAGAGGAGCTGGAGTCAGCCCTCCAGCAGTGTGCAGGCTGTGAAAAGCCATCCCCacacccacactaatcccacccatccccacactaatcccactgcctcctctcccccacagccctgtacccatcccactaatcccactgcctcctcccCCACAGCTCTGTATccatccccacactaatcccactgcctcctcccccacagccctgtatccatctccacactaatcccacccatccccacactaatcccactgcctcctcccccacagccctgtatccatccccatactaatcccactgcctcctcccccacagccctgtatccatccccatactaatcccactgccctgtctCTTTCCACTGCCCCCTGTCAGACCCCaaataatcccactgccccattctctgTGTAACACTGTCAGTTTGTTTTCTGACACCTAGACTAACTTTTGATctgttctctctcttccccacatTCTCCCCAACCCCTCTACTCCTCTTTCCCCTCACCCCTTTCTCCTCTTCTTCTCAATCCACCATCTGTCCcacattcccctctccccccgcacccccactgcacctctccccaccctctgttCCCCCCTCTCCGCACCCTCTGTTCCGTCCTCTCCCCTCTGCTGCCACCCCTTCTCtcggtttccccccctccccaccctctgtTCCCCCCCACCCtgttccccctctcctctctgttcccctctctccccaccatctgttCCGTCCTCTCCCCTCTGTTGCCACCCCTCCTCTCtgttccccactctccccaccctctgttccgtcctctcccctctgttgccacccctcccctctgttcccctctctccccaccctctgttCCGTCCTCTCACCtctgttcccctctctccccgCGGACAGGACTGCTACACACCGTTCGTGGATGGCAGCTTCTTCGAGCACGCAGGACAGCCGTACTGCGAGACCCACTACCACCAGCGGCGGGGGTCCCTCTGCCTCGCCTGCCAGAAGCCCATCGCCGGCCGCTGCATCTCCGCCATGGGCGGCCGCTTCCACCCCGACCACTTCGTCTGTGCTTTCTGTCTCCGCCACCTCAACAAgggcaccttcaaggagcagaACGGGAAGCCCTACTGTCACCCCTGTTTCGCCAAGCTTTTCGGCTAGACAGCTGGGACTGGGGCAGTGGGATACGCGACACGCCCTCAGCCGCCTCCAACCGAGCCCCCGAAAGCCCCTCCGTCCCAAATCCGCTCACTCAGAAATGTCCCGAGCCAACCTCCTGTCACTCAGGGCAGGCCCCGCCCCATGTGACTGAGGACAGACCCCCGCCCCGAACTCCTGTCACTCAGGACTTAGACAAGTGTCAGTCGGGACTGATTCTGACCCGTCCTCACATTGTCACTCAGAAcagacccctccccctcctgttactCAGGAGAGGTTCAaccctcctccactgtcattgAAGATGGTGCCGCAACACGCCATTCCTGTCAGAATACGCCCCTCCCTTGTTAGTCAGGGACAGAAAAGAACCCAACGCCTGTCAGTTAAAACAGACTGCGATCGCTCCTTCGGGGTAGGACAGGCTCCGCCCCCATCTTACCGTCAGGACAGGCTCCGCCCCCACCTGCCCCTGGGGACAGACTCCGCCCCCCTCTTACCGTCAGGACAGGCTCCGCCCACAGTTGCCCCTCGGGACAGACTCCGCCCCCATCTTACCGTCAGGACAGGCTCCGCCCCCACCTGCCTCTCGGGACACACTCCGCCCCCATCTTTCAGTCAGCACGAGCTCCGACACCACCTGCCCCTCGGGACAGGTACGTCCCTCTTTCCTTCTCTGTCAGTCAGGACGCGACAGGCTTCCCTGTTGACACTGAAGAGAAGTAGCGCTCTCCCATCATGTCAATCAAGATTGGGATGTTTCTATGCTGTCAATCACCTCTGGATCACTTTCAGTCCCCGTCTCCTTCCATTCAGAAAAAGCCCCGCCCCGTTCCTGCCACTCAGATCCGGCCCCTTCGCCTGTCCGTCATGCCAGAGCCCCGCCCCTCGACAAAGCCATTGCCCCGCAAGCTCCACCCTCAGAACTCGAGTTCTTGCGCTTATTTTACTCTGCCCCACCGGCTTTCATTCATTAAAAAGCCGCTGTGTCCgccacgtgtgtgtgtgtctgtgtctctatCCGTCCCGCGGGTCTCGCACGGCCCTTCGCCCACTGGTTGTCATCCatacagatagaaacatagaaaacctactcagcacaatacaggcccttcggcccacaatgccgtgccgatcatgtccttaccttagaggtTTTAATTGCCTTCGTTTTAATACCGTCTTTTAAGCAGAGCTCCCAAGCCCCTTCTTCCAAACCTCGTCTTATTCTGAGTCCGAACTCAGGGGTGGTCACCGGCCGGTGGGGGGCAGCTCCGCTCTCTACCGCTGTCCTGGCTTCTATCTTTCAATAAGCCTCACGGGCCGGTTTCCTGGTCCCATCTTAACGATAAGCAAGTTTCTCGGATGGGTTCGTTGGGATCTTGTATCATCGGAATCCCTTCCTCGTCGCGAGATTCTGTTCGAGTGGCTACATGCATGTATTAGTGTTTACGTCATTTGTAGAGAGCAACTAACAGGGAGGTAAAATGGCTAAAAGTTCTGGAAGACCCAGAAAGGGAATCGGAAGAGCAATTCTGGATCAACACCGCACGCCAGGACTCGGTCTGCTGATCCCCTAACGACACCATGAACCAGAACACCCGAAAAAAGATAGACCCGTTCTGTTTACAGATGAAAAATATGGGAAGACAAAACCGTTCTTAGGGTCCAATGGTTCCCCGGGGTCGCCCGCGGACAAGGTTTGGTTGGAAACCTCTCGCGATCTCTATGGGTGGGTTAGGTGGACTGGCTTTATGGCGGAGCGTTTGATCTAAAAAAGATTCAGTACAGGCTGGGGATGAAGATCCTAACTGGGATTTATTTGTGGTGTTTTAACAACTGGGGGAAGGTGGCTAAACGACACCAGCCTCCAAAGGTTAAACCTGAAAAAAGAGGAAGAACAAATTACGCGAAAAGGCCAAGGCGCCCCCATCAGGACCCAAGGCTCCGACTGCCTCGGGCACCGGACTATATCCTTGAATAGCACCCCCTTCCCCTCTGGAACTTCCGGATGATATAGAAATGGCTGTTGGGGTGTCCCGCCATCGTGACCGCCAACAGCAGCGGCCCAGTGAACCGGCGGTTCCAATGGGGGAGCGGGGATCGGGACAGCACGATCCAGGGGCTGACGGGTAGAACCGGATTCACAGACCTGGTCAAGAGACGGGCCTGTGACAAGATCGCAGACATACAGGGCACATGGGGACCAAGCCGAGGAGGGGCCGGCGAATAGCTCAGGCTCCTCGAAAATGGTAGCAAATGTCCCGATACTTAAAACCCTGGACCCCGGCTGAGATACACAACACGATTAGCAATGACCCCAGTCCACTACGCGAACCAGTAGCCTTCCATAATTGGCTGGACCAGACTTGCCAAATTTTTAATCCATGTCCAGGCATTGCTCGAGGTAGCCTACGGAACTTCCTGCCCAGGAGTTAAAACAGGATTTCCCAAGGATCACAAGGGGACTCGGCCCTTCCACCGGGGACTGAGGGGAATGGTGATGAGAATCCTACTGACTGAACGGATGACATTCCCGCAGGAGCCAGGTAAAACAGTGACTTCCGGGAAGTAACTGGATGTCAGCAAAAGAAGGAGGAGACTTACTGATTTTACTGACCGGTTGAAAGATGCTTGGGAGTCTAGTGCAGGGATACCCGTGTCAGGAAACAGCCCACTGGTGGTGCAAACACTTATAAGTGGTCTCCGACCGGAGGTAGCACGTTCTTTTAAATTGACCGACCTGCAGTGGCAAAATAAAAACTGGGAGGATGCCTTCACATTCCTCATTAATATGGATAGGAATGGACTGTTTAAAACTTAGCGAGAAAATGTGTAACAAAGAGGAGGAGGTGATTTGAGAGAAGGGCCGAAGCGCAGGGGTAAGAGTCGGGATGTATGCAGGCGTTGTGAGAAGATAGGACACTGGGCTGAGGAGTACCGAGCCGGATGGAGTGAAAAGGGAAGAGACACTGATAAAGACGAGAAAGGGGAATTAAGAGAAGCCTCCTTTACTATGCATGAACTCTTTAATCGTAACCCCCTTAACCAACGGGGGCGGGGCGGGGGATACAGACGGCAATGACAGGTTTTCTGGAAACCGCCTAGAGGACCCCATGTTAGACATAGAGGTGGGAATACAAGTCCTGATCGATTCCAGCACTACAGTATCGCCCGTACACCCTTCTGCGGCATTACCTAAAGGCAGTGAAAGTATTAAGACTGTAAAAATAGCCAGCGTTCCTTTGATAGAACCCCCGTCCGAACCGGTTGAAACAATGATAGGGAACAATTTGAATGATGAAACATTTGTTATAGCTGAGAACTCACCTGTTAGTTTACTTGGACGCCAATCACTCTGTAAAATAAATGCCGTTATTCATTGTACCTCTGAAGGATTGTATCTTGAAACCCTTGCCAAGAGACAGTTTGAGCTCCGCACTACAAAAACTGAACAGTTAGGGGACCCAGCTGCTCCCTATAGCCGGTGTATTGAGGGAACTCCCTGGGGAAATTGGCTATGGCAGCAAATTGAAGCTGGCATTAAAGCAGGGGAATTTCTGGACGATTTAATTGGAACTTGTAACTGCACTACATTACACTGTCGCCTTCCGGGATCCGGATCCCCATGACGACTACAGAAAACAAACCAATCAGCATGAAggcaaggggggggggaggggcgggggggggctaaTATTCTTATCGGGTGGGGAACAGCAGCTGGGGTTCAGCTCAAAAGAAAACAGGACGAACTTCCTCGGGGGCCCACATTCACCGCCCCGTGTCTCACTGGCAGCGAAACCCCCTTGTAAGCCGAAAGATTTGGGAGAAATGGTGAGACGAGTGTTGGAATACGGAACGCCACCTGATCAAAGAGGTTTACTATGGAACAGATACAGGGGTAACAGTAGTAACTCCGTTACTTGCCGACTGTGAATTCCATAGAAAgagccccccgccccccccccacccagttgAGCGACCCACAAGATATTCGCAGGGTGGATCCTGCATTGGACACAGCATGCAGGATTAGAGAAATCCGTAGCTCCTCATCAAGAGGCTCTTCAACCAAATGCCGACTACTCTCCATCATCTATCTCCAGAGGTCAGCGGTACAGTATTGAACCCGTCAGAGATACCCGTCAGCAACAAAGGGTTCTGCGGCTAACTCAGAGCCCTTGCAATTACCCACTCCCCCAAAAGCCGGGGAGAGCGGGTGAGTGGCGGTTTGTTCAGGGATTGCGGGCTGTAAATCAGATCACGAAACACATTTCACCGGTGATTCCGGACACGGATGTGATACTGGCCTCTATCCCTTCGGATTCCTGTTGGTGTACGGTGATTGAGTTGTGCTCTGCCTTTTTTATCCATACCACTTTAAGAGAGCAGTTTACTCTCTGTCTGTTTGCTTTTACATATAATGGACAGCATTACACATAGACAAAACTACCACAGAGTCATGCAGAAAGCGCACTGTCTACGCAGCCACAGTCCGGGATGATCGAGCACATTTACTATTGCCCGGAGGCAGCATGGTTTTACAATATATCGTTGGCCGGCCTGACAGACTGATTGCAGAGAAAACTCGGTGACGATGTTGAATTATTTGGCCGCCAGAGGACATTGAGCCTCCCTGTCAAAATTACAATTCTGCCAGCCTAGTGCAACATATCTGGGGTATGACTGCACAAGGGAAGCCGCCGATTGGGGCCGAGGCGTGTGACTGCCATTGTGCAGGCTCCCAGACCTGCTACCAAGAAACAGATGATGGCTTTCCTGGGAACGACGAATTACTGCCGAATTTGGGTACGTGAATACCGAATCTATGCCGCTGCCCCGAGAGTGGCAGTAACCCAGGCCGAACCTGATACCATACGATGGACTGAGGGTATGGAGAGGCGTACGAAGCACTAAAAGGTGCCCCCGCCTCGGGATTTCCCGATTACAGCAAGCCATTCCAGCAGTATGTGGACGAAAAGCAAGGTTTCGTAAGTGCTGTGTTAACACAAGAACATGTTAGCTTACGAAAACCAGTGGCATATTATTCCACCCTATTGCCTCCAGTGGTTAGAGGAACGCCAGGATGTTTAAGGGCGGTGGTAGCGACAGCGGTAATAATGGAGAAGGCTGCACCGTGATTACTAGACCATGCCTGTACTGTACTGACACCTCACGCTGTCATGCCGCTCCTCAACTCAACTTTCCACCACTGCCCGCCGCACGGGTACGTGGTCATGGTACTTAGCAGGTCGAATTTAACTTTTCAAGCAGCACCCACACGCAACCCGGCCACGCAGGTCCCTGTGAGGGAGTCCTCAGAACCCGTTGACTGTAAGAGCAGTAGAGACCGTTACGTCACCAGGACCTGATCTATCCTCTGCACGTACCCCCTGACAACCCAGATTTAATGCCTTTTACGGACGGCTTCTCTTGCAAGCCTAACGACCACACCATAACTGGCAGCCTATGCGATA
It includes:
- the LOC140205006 gene encoding transforming growth factor beta-1-induced transcript 1 protein-like isoform X4, which produces MEDLDALLADLENTTTHISKHPSLLPEAGGPRPKDSATLCSPILHSNGHRVDINPQQPPPPAYTAQQTVRAAQASTQPHQGDKDHLYSTVCKPKTREGPGTNTSTMVGSGLSELDQLLQELNRTQSSITDEILAQFPPGISTETSSLSPEPLKEAGPSGHIGKQLPTGSESKAVMGNEQPVITHTVPLPEPKTSATSATLELDRLMASLSDFKIHSTPPAQPAAQTRVSAVSGDPVTARQTDSVEGNLDDMLGKLQSNLLQQGVSTVPKGSCTACRKPIVGQMVTALGQTWHPEHFVCTHCQMEIGGRNFFEKEGLPYCEQDYWDLFSPRCADCKQPIMDKMVTALDRNWHPEHFCCVKCGCSFGPEGFHEREGKAYCRQDFYEMFASRCHGCGKAITDNYISALNLLWHPECFVCRDCYTPFVDGSFFEHAGQPYCETHYHQRRGSLCLACQKPIAGRCISAMGGRFHPDHFVCAFCLRHLNKGTFKEQNGKPYCHPCFAKLFG
- the LOC140205006 gene encoding transforming growth factor beta-1-induced transcript 1 protein-like isoform X3, encoding MEDLDALLADLENTTTHISKHPSLLPEAGGPRPKDSATLCSPILHSNGHRVDINPQQPPPPAYTAQQTVRAAQASTQPHQGDKDHLYSTVCKPKTREGPGTNTSTMVGSGLSELDQLLQELNRTQSSITDEILAQFPPGISTETSSLSPEPLKEAGPSGHIGKQLPTGSESKAVMGNEQPVITHTVPLPEPKTSATSATLELDRLMASLSDFKIHSTPPAQPAAQTRVSAVSGDPVTARQTDSVEGNLDDMLGKLQSNLLQQGVSTVPKGSCTACRKPIVGQVWSQMVTALGQTWHPEHFVCTHCQMEIGGRNFFEKEGLPYCEQDYWDLFSPRCADCKQPIMDKMVTALDRNWHPEHFCCVKCGCSFGPEGFHEREGKAYCRQDFYEMFASRCHGCGKAITDNYISALNLLWHPECFVCRDCYTPFVDGSFFEHAGQPYCETHYHQRRGSLCLACQKPIAGRCISAMGGRFHPDHFVCAFCLRHLNKGTFKEQNGKPYCHPCFAKLFG
- the LOC140205006 gene encoding transforming growth factor beta-1-induced transcript 1 protein-like isoform X1 translates to MEDLGDADDFYSPLSPRILIFDALLADLENTTTHISKHPSLLPEAGGPRPKDSATLCSPILHSNGHRVDINPQQPPPPAYTAQQTVRAAQASTQPHQGDKDHLYSTVCKPKTREGPGTNTSTMVGSGLSELDQLLQELNRTQSSITDEILAQFPPGISTETSSLSPEPLKEAGPSGHIGKQLPTGSESKAVMGNEQPVITHTVPLPEPKTSATSATLELDRLMASLSDFKIHSTPPAQPAAQTRVSAVSGDPVTARQTDSVEGNLDDMLGKLQSNLLQQGVSTVPKGSCTACRKPIVGQVWSQMVTALGQTWHPEHFVCTHCQMEIGGRNFFEKEGLPYCEQDYWDLFSPRCADCKQPIMDKMVTALDRNWHPEHFCCVKCGCSFGPEGFHEREGKAYCRQDFYEMFASRCHGCGKAITDNYISALNLLWHPECFVCRDCYTPFVDGSFFEHAGQPYCETHYHQRRGSLCLACQKPIAGRCISAMGGRFHPDHFVCAFCLRHLNKGTFKEQNGKPYCHPCFAKLFG
- the LOC140205006 gene encoding transforming growth factor beta-1-induced transcript 1 protein-like isoform X2; amino-acid sequence: MEDLGDADDFYSPLSPRILIFDALLADLENTTTHISKHPSLLPEAGGPRPKDSATLCSPILHSNGHRVDINPQQPPPPAYTAQQTVRAAQASTQPHQGDKDHLYSTVCKPKTREGPGTNTSTMVGSGLSELDQLLQELNRTQSSITDEILAQFPPGISTETSSLSPEPLKEAGPSGHIGKQLPTGSESKAVMGNEQPVITHTVPLPEPKTSATSATLELDRLMASLSDFKIHSTPPAQPAAQTRVSAVSGDPVTARQTDSVEGNLDDMLGKLQSNLLQQGVSTVPKGSCTACRKPIVGQMVTALGQTWHPEHFVCTHCQMEIGGRNFFEKEGLPYCEQDYWDLFSPRCADCKQPIMDKMVTALDRNWHPEHFCCVKCGCSFGPEGFHEREGKAYCRQDFYEMFASRCHGCGKAITDNYISALNLLWHPECFVCRDCYTPFVDGSFFEHAGQPYCETHYHQRRGSLCLACQKPIAGRCISAMGGRFHPDHFVCAFCLRHLNKGTFKEQNGKPYCHPCFAKLFG